In a single window of the Streptococcus ilei genome:
- a CDS encoding COG2426 family protein → MNYIITFLISMIPLVELRGAVPYAISTGIPLWQALLIGVIGNMLPVPIIFFFARHILEWGKEKPLIGNFFTWCLNKGHRGGQKLEEAAGDKGIFWALLLFVGIPLPGTGAWTGTLAASILDWDFKRSVLAVMLGVILAGLIMGTLSLLFGLNTFAH, encoded by the coding sequence ATGAACTACATTATTACTTTTTTGATCTCCATGATTCCTCTGGTGGAGCTTCGTGGAGCTGTTCCCTACGCTATCTCTACCGGAATTCCTCTTTGGCAAGCCCTCCTGATCGGGGTCATTGGCAATATGCTTCCTGTCCCTATTATCTTCTTTTTCGCTCGCCATATCCTGGAATGGGGGAAAGAGAAGCCTCTTATCGGGAATTTCTTTACTTGGTGTCTCAATAAGGGGCATCGTGGAGGCCAAAAATTAGAAGAGGCTGCAGGAGATAAGGGAATCTTTTGGGCCCTACTCCTCTTCGTCGGCATTCCTTTACCAGGAACTGGAGCTTGGACTGGAACCCTCGCCGCCTCTATTCTAGACTGGGACTTCAAACGGAGTGTCCTAGCGGTCATGTTGGGAGTCATTCTAGCAGGGCTTATCATGGGTACTCTCTCGCTTCTTTTTGGACTCAATACCTTTGCGCATTAA
- the tsf gene encoding translation elongation factor Ts, translating to MAEITAKLVKELREKSGAGVMDAKKALVEVEGDIEKAIELLREKGMAKAAKKADRVAAEGLTGVYVNGNVAAVVEVNAETDFVAKNAQFVELVNATAKVIAEGKPANNEEALALTMPSGETLEAAYVSATATIGEKISFRRFALLEKTDAQHFGAYQHNGGRIGVISVIEGGDEALAKQISMHIAAMKPTVLSYKELDEQFVKDELAQLNHVIDQDNESRAMVGKPALPHLKYGSKAQLTDEVVAQAEEDIKAELAAEGKPEKIWDKIIPGKMDRFFLDNTKVDQAYTLLAQVYIMDDSKTVEAYLESVNASVVEFVRFEVGEGIEKASNDFEAEVAATMAAALNN from the coding sequence ATGGCAGAAATTACAGCTAAACTTGTTAAAGAGTTGCGTGAAAAATCTGGTGCTGGTGTCATGGACGCTAAAAAAGCATTGGTTGAAGTTGAAGGTGATATCGAAAAAGCGATCGAATTGCTTCGCGAAAAAGGTATGGCTAAAGCAGCTAAAAAAGCTGACCGTGTTGCCGCTGAAGGTTTGACTGGTGTTTATGTGAACGGTAACGTTGCAGCAGTAGTTGAAGTAAATGCTGAAACTGACTTCGTTGCGAAAAACGCTCAATTCGTTGAATTGGTAAACGCAACTGCGAAAGTAATCGCTGAAGGTAAACCAGCTAACAACGAAGAAGCTCTTGCTTTGACAATGCCTTCAGGTGAAACTCTTGAAGCAGCATACGTATCTGCAACTGCTACAATCGGAGAAAAAATCTCATTCCGTCGTTTTGCTTTGCTTGAAAAAACAGATGCACAACACTTTGGTGCTTACCAACACAACGGTGGACGTATTGGTGTTATCTCTGTTATCGAAGGTGGAGACGAAGCCCTTGCTAAACAAATTTCAATGCACATCGCTGCAATGAAACCAACCGTTCTTTCATACAAAGAATTGGATGAGCAATTCGTGAAAGATGAGTTGGCACAATTGAACCACGTGATCGACCAAGACAACGAAAGCCGTGCAATGGTTGGTAAACCAGCTCTTCCACACTTGAAGTATGGTTCTAAAGCTCAATTGACTGACGAAGTTGTCGCTCAAGCTGAAGAAGATATCAAAGCTGAATTGGCAGCTGAAGGTAAACCAGAAAAAATCTGGGATAAAATCATCCCAGGTAAAATGGATCGCTTCTTCTTGGACAACACAAAAGTTGACCAAGCATACACTCTTCTTGCACAAGTCTACATCATGGACGACAGCAAGACAGTAGAAGCTTACCTTGAATCAGTAAATGCTTCAGTTGTTGAATTTGTTCGCTTTGAAGTTGGTGAAGGTATTGAAAAAGCTTCAAATGACTTTGAAGCAGAAGTTGCAGCTACAATGGCAGCAGCTCTTAACAACTAA
- the rpsB gene encoding 30S ribosomal protein S2, translating to MAVISMKQLLEAGVHFGHQTRRWNPKMAKYIFTERNGIHVIDLQQTVKYADQAYDFMRDAAANDAVVLFVGTKKQAAEAVAEEAVRSGQYYINHRWLGGTLTNWGTIQKRIARLKEIKRMEEEGIFDVLPKKEVALLNKQRARLEKFLGGIEDMPRIPDVMYVVDPHKEQIAVKEAKKLGIPVVAMVDTNTDPDDIDVIIPANDDAICAVKLITAKMADAVIEGRQGEDAVASVEAELAATETQADSIEEIVEVVEGDNA from the coding sequence ATGGCAGTAATTTCAATGAAACAACTTCTTGAGGCTGGTGTACACTTCGGTCACCAAACTCGTCGCTGGAACCCTAAGATGGCTAAGTACATCTTCACTGAGCGTAACGGAATCCACGTTATCGACTTGCAACAAACTGTAAAATACGCTGACCAAGCATATGACTTCATGCGTGATGCTGCTGCAAACGACGCAGTTGTATTGTTTGTTGGTACTAAGAAACAAGCTGCTGAAGCTGTTGCTGAAGAAGCTGTTCGTTCAGGTCAATACTACATCAACCACCGTTGGTTGGGTGGTACCCTTACTAACTGGGGAACAATCCAAAAACGTATCGCTCGTTTGAAAGAAATCAAACGCATGGAAGAAGAAGGAATCTTCGACGTTCTTCCTAAGAAAGAAGTTGCACTTCTTAACAAACAACGCGCTCGTCTTGAAAAATTCTTGGGTGGTATCGAAGATATGCCTCGTATCCCAGACGTAATGTACGTTGTTGACCCACACAAAGAGCAAATCGCTGTTAAAGAAGCTAAGAAATTGGGTATCCCAGTTGTAGCGATGGTCGACACAAACACTGACCCAGACGATATCGATGTAATCATCCCAGCTAACGATGATGCTATCTGCGCTGTTAAATTGATCACTGCGAAAATGGCTGATGCTGTTATCGAAGGACGTCAAGGTGAAGATGCAGTTGCATCAGTTGAAGCTGAATTGGCAGCAACTGAAACTCAAGCAGATTCAATCGAAGAAATCGTTGAAGTTGTTGAAGGCGACAACGCTTAA
- the nusG gene encoding transcription termination/antitermination protein NusG — protein sequence MDSFDKGWFVLQTYSGYENKVKENLLQRAQTYNMLENILRVEIPTQTVQIEKNGKTKEIEENRFPGYVLVEMVMTDEAWFVVRNTPNVTGFVGSHGNRSKPTPLLEDEIRNILISMGQTVQDFNIDVKVGDTVRIIDGAFADYTGKITEIDNNKVKMIITMFGNDTVAEVNLNQIAEL from the coding sequence ATGGATAGTTTTGACAAAGGCTGGTTTGTCCTACAGACCTACTCAGGATATGAAAACAAAGTGAAGGAAAACCTTCTTCAACGCGCACAAACATATAACATGTTGGAAAACATCTTGCGTGTAGAAATCCCTACTCAAACTGTGCAAATCGAGAAGAACGGGAAAACAAAAGAAATCGAAGAAAATCGCTTCCCTGGTTATGTCTTAGTAGAAATGGTCATGACTGATGAAGCTTGGTTTGTTGTTCGGAATACACCAAACGTAACAGGATTTGTTGGATCACACGGGAACCGTTCAAAACCAACTCCACTTTTGGAAGACGAGATTCGTAACATCTTGATTTCGATGGGACAAACAGTTCAAGATTTCAACATTGATGTGAAGGTGGGAGATACTGTACGTATCATCGATGGTGCCTTTGCAGACTACACTGGTAAGATCACAGAAATCGATAACAACAAGGTGAAAATGATTATCACCATGTTTGGAAATGACACTGTGGCAGAAGTCAACCTCAATCAAATTGCAGAATTGTAA
- the secE gene encoding preprotein translocase subunit SecE — translation MKFFKDIFVLLKNTTWPNRKERWKNFISVIEYTAFFVALIYLFDQVVAKGILKIIDMF, via the coding sequence GTGAAATTTTTTAAAGATATTTTTGTCTTGCTGAAAAACACGACTTGGCCAAATCGCAAGGAAAGATGGAAAAATTTTATCTCAGTAATTGAGTACACCGCTTTTTTTGTAGCTTTGATTTATTTGTTTGACCAAGTAGTGGCTAAAGGTATTTTGAAGATCATCGATATGTTCTAA
- the rpmG gene encoding 50S ribosomal protein L33, translating into MALKKASLACTVCGSRNYSIKLSATPKPKRLEVNKFCKHCSKYTIHKETR; encoded by the coding sequence ATGGCATTAAAAAAAGCAAGTCTAGCGTGTACGGTTTGTGGGTCACGCAACTACTCAATCAAGTTGAGTGCGACGCCAAAACCAAAACGTCTAGAAGTTAACAAATTTTGTAAACATTGTAGCAAATATACAATTCATAAAGAAACCAGATAG
- the ypfJ gene encoding KPN_02809 family neutral zinc metallopeptidase — translation MKSDHLKESKNIEDRRGQSGGSYSSGRSGGNLGGGILQILLSPGSFKSKLILILVLIFLSGGAGLSGLFDQGQTTQNYNSGQVTRQSNTQVSDGDSKFVSQVLGTTEDFWGQTFQNEGRTYHKPTLVFYTGQTRTGCGVGQASAGPFYCPTDQKIYLDISFYKELTTKYKASGDFAMAYVIAHEVGHHIQNELGTLQSYQKAIRGKSETEKNALNVRLELQADYYAGMWARYIEEQGLMETGDIEEALNAAHAVGDDTLQEQAYGYSVPDSFTHGTSEQRMRWFKRGYQYGDFEHGDTFSVSDKDL, via the coding sequence ATGAAAAGCGATCATCTGAAAGAAAGTAAAAACATTGAAGACCGTCGCGGGCAAAGTGGCGGAAGCTACTCATCTGGCCGCTCTGGTGGGAATTTAGGGGGTGGTATTTTACAAATCCTCCTCTCACCTGGAAGCTTCAAGAGCAAACTAATCTTGATCCTGGTCCTCATCTTTTTGAGTGGCGGGGCTGGATTGAGCGGGCTCTTTGACCAGGGCCAAACCACGCAGAACTATAACTCAGGCCAAGTCACTCGCCAAAGCAATACCCAGGTGAGTGATGGAGATAGCAAATTCGTCAGTCAAGTCCTTGGAACGACTGAGGATTTCTGGGGGCAAACCTTCCAAAATGAAGGGCGGACCTATCACAAACCAACCTTGGTTTTCTATACAGGTCAAACTCGAACTGGCTGTGGTGTAGGCCAAGCATCTGCCGGTCCCTTCTACTGTCCGACAGACCAAAAGATCTATTTGGATATCAGCTTCTACAAAGAGCTAACCACCAAATACAAGGCTAGCGGAGATTTTGCCATGGCTTATGTCATCGCTCACGAAGTCGGCCACCACATCCAAAACGAATTGGGGACTCTTCAGAGTTATCAGAAAGCCATCCGAGGAAAAAGTGAGACAGAAAAAAATGCCTTAAATGTCCGTTTAGAACTTCAAGCTGACTATTATGCGGGTATGTGGGCTCGTTACATTGAAGAGCAAGGCCTCATGGAGACGGGAGATATCGAAGAAGCGCTCAATGCTGCCCACGCCGTGGGAGATGACACCCTTCAAGAACAAGCCTATGGCTACTCCGTTCCTGATAGCTTCACCCACGGGACTTCTGAACAACGTATGCGCTGGTTCAAACGTGGTTACCAATACGGTGACTTTGAACACGGAGATACCTTCAGCGTCTCTGATAAAGACTTGTAA
- the pbp2a gene encoding penicillin-binding protein PBP2A — MNKLKELMEGMIRHFQREKKPRKIAEEVELSTDGEEQAPTYSRSENSRRKSHSQHPIRRFWRKYHLTKIFLLIGLTFSLVVGGYLFYIAKTTNVADLQNALKATTIIYDKDGNQAGSLTGQKGTYVELDAISENLQNAVVATEDRSFYKNSGINYGRFFLAILTAGRSGGGSTITQQLAKNAYLSQDQTVERKAKEFFLALEINKKYSKQEILTMYLNNAYFGNGVWGIEDASKKYFGVSASELTLDQSAVLAGMLKGPEIYNPLYSVENATNRRNTVLQNMVAAGYIDQATADQSAAVDIHGQLVDAYEGKSEDYRYPSYFDAVINEAVNEYGLTEEDIIKNGYRIYTEMDQNYQASMQVIYDNVDLFPVAEDGTRAESGSVALDPKTGGVRAIVGRVASDQDAGFRSYNYATQSARSPGSTIKPLVVYSPAVANGWSTNKELDNTTRVYGSYTVDNYGGIQGSPTVPMYQALAESLNLPAVATANELGLNTVFDYGKKFGLDMDKVDRSLGVALGSGVTTNPLQMAQAYGTFANDGVMNDAHLITKIENASGQVVKSHSQKSKRVLSSSANKKMTNMMLGTFTNGTGVNAAPYGYTMAGKTGTTETDFNPDLSGDQWVIGYTPDVVISQWLGFPKTDETHYLTGTSAETASVIFRNVANSVLPYTEGTGFDNEENSYQENGIAPVGQETETESPEEDKGFFDTVKERAAGIVDDAKKAIDEADIPGKAQNAWDTFKGWFGF; from the coding sequence ATGAATAAATTAAAAGAATTAATGGAGGGAATGATTCGTCATTTCCAACGAGAGAAAAAACCAAGGAAGATTGCGGAAGAGGTTGAGTTATCAACGGACGGGGAGGAGCAAGCTCCAACCTATAGCCGGTCGGAGAATTCACGGAGAAAATCTCACTCCCAACATCCGATCAGACGCTTTTGGCGCAAGTATCACTTGACCAAGATCTTCTTATTGATTGGCCTGACCTTTAGTCTCGTCGTCGGAGGTTACCTTTTCTACATAGCCAAGACGACCAATGTAGCGGATCTGCAAAACGCCCTCAAGGCGACCACGATCATCTATGATAAAGATGGGAATCAAGCAGGTAGCCTAACGGGGCAAAAAGGGACCTATGTTGAGTTAGATGCGATTAGCGAAAACTTACAAAATGCGGTTGTTGCGACGGAAGACCGAAGTTTCTACAAAAATAGTGGGATTAACTACGGTCGTTTCTTCCTGGCGATTTTGACTGCCGGTCGCTCAGGTGGGGGATCGACGATCACCCAGCAGTTGGCCAAAAATGCCTATCTTTCTCAGGATCAGACGGTTGAGCGGAAGGCCAAGGAGTTCTTCCTGGCCCTCGAGATTAACAAAAAATATAGTAAGCAAGAAATCCTGACCATGTACCTCAACAATGCCTATTTTGGAAATGGGGTTTGGGGGATTGAAGACGCTTCTAAGAAATATTTTGGGGTCTCCGCTAGTGAGTTGACTTTGGATCAGTCGGCTGTCCTTGCCGGTATGCTCAAGGGGCCAGAAATTTATAATCCCCTTTATTCCGTCGAGAACGCCACCAATCGTCGCAATACGGTCCTACAAAATATGGTTGCGGCTGGTTATATTGACCAAGCCACAGCAGATCAATCCGCTGCAGTCGACATTCATGGACAGCTGGTGGATGCCTATGAAGGCAAGTCAGAAGATTATCGCTACCCGTCCTATTTCGATGCGGTTATCAACGAGGCTGTCAACGAATATGGTCTAACAGAAGAAGATATCATCAAGAATGGTTACCGGATCTACACAGAGATGGACCAGAATTACCAAGCCAGCATGCAGGTTATCTACGACAATGTAGATCTCTTCCCAGTTGCTGAAGATGGCACGCGGGCAGAATCTGGTAGCGTAGCTCTGGATCCTAAGACTGGAGGAGTGCGGGCGATTGTCGGACGCGTGGCCAGTGACCAAGATGCTGGCTTCAGAAGCTATAACTATGCGACTCAATCTGCGAGAAGTCCTGGTTCTACCATTAAGCCTCTCGTCGTTTATAGTCCAGCTGTTGCCAACGGCTGGTCGACCAACAAAGAATTGGACAATACGACCAGGGTCTACGGCAGTTATACAGTCGATAACTACGGTGGCATTCAAGGTAGCCCGACCGTTCCAATGTACCAAGCCTTGGCAGAATCTCTCAACCTTCCAGCTGTAGCGACAGCCAATGAGTTGGGGCTCAATACTGTCTTTGATTACGGGAAAAAATTTGGTCTCGATATGGACAAGGTGGACAGGTCCCTCGGAGTAGCCCTCGGATCTGGTGTGACGACCAATCCGCTTCAGATGGCTCAGGCCTATGGAACCTTTGCCAACGACGGAGTGATGAATGATGCTCATCTCATTACGAAGATTGAAAATGCTAGCGGTCAGGTCGTGAAAAGTCACAGTCAGAAATCGAAACGAGTGCTCAGCAGCTCAGCCAATAAGAAGATGACCAATATGATGTTGGGAACCTTTACCAACGGGACGGGTGTCAACGCAGCACCATATGGCTATACCATGGCTGGTAAAACAGGAACGACTGAAACGGACTTCAACCCTGATCTTTCCGGAGACCAGTGGGTCATTGGCTACACGCCAGACGTGGTCATTAGTCAGTGGCTAGGATTCCCTAAGACGGATGAAACCCACTATTTGACAGGAACCAGTGCAGAGACCGCATCAGTGATTTTCCGAAATGTCGCCAATAGCGTCCTGCCTTATACAGAAGGAACCGGCTTTGATAATGAGGAAAATTCTTACCAGGAAAATGGAATTGCTCCTGTCGGTCAAGAAACAGAAACGGAAAGTCCAGAAGAGGACAAGGGCTTCTTTGATACGGTCAAAGAACGCGCTGCAGGTATCGTAGACGATGCCAAAAAAGCAATCGATGAAGCAGATATTCCTGGAAAAGCGCAAAATGCCTGGGATACTTTCAAAGGTTGGTTTGGATTCTAA
- a CDS encoding RluA family pseudouridine synthase, with protein MQYTITIPSALPAMTVKEALEDYFLIPRKIRHFLRTKKHVQVNGETVHWQSMLEAGDQLTLTFDPEDYEEKDLLTGDASLVETLYEDEHLIIVNKPEGMKTHANQPDEIALLNHVSTYVGKTCYVVHRLDKETSGALVFAKNPFVLPVLNRLLEDKKIQRDYWALILGTLPKKQLVYKDKLGRDRHDRRKRIVDPRKGLYAETHVTSLKTFKRTSLVNCQLQTGRTHQIRVHLSHHGHPIVGDPLYNPERAPRLMLHAHRLRLTHPFTLEKIQVEAPSPSFEKGLKESGTEIGNSLEFDFVVPPPHS; from the coding sequence ATGCAGTATACTATAACGATACCAAGCGCCTTGCCCGCTATGACGGTCAAAGAGGCCCTTGAAGATTATTTTCTCATCCCACGAAAGATTCGTCATTTTTTGCGAACCAAAAAACATGTCCAAGTCAATGGGGAGACCGTCCACTGGCAATCAATGCTTGAAGCTGGTGACCAACTCACCCTCACCTTTGATCCGGAAGATTATGAAGAAAAGGATCTCTTGACAGGGGATGCTAGCCTGGTCGAAACCCTCTATGAAGATGAGCACCTCATCATCGTAAACAAGCCGGAAGGCATGAAAACACACGCCAATCAACCAGATGAAATCGCCCTTCTTAATCATGTCTCCACTTATGTTGGGAAGACCTGTTATGTCGTTCATCGCTTGGACAAGGAAACCAGTGGAGCTCTTGTCTTTGCCAAGAATCCCTTTGTCTTACCCGTCCTGAATCGGCTGCTAGAAGATAAGAAAATTCAACGAGACTATTGGGCTCTAATCTTAGGTACCTTACCCAAAAAGCAACTGGTTTATAAGGACAAATTAGGCCGTGATCGCCATGATCGACGCAAGCGTATTGTTGATCCTCGAAAGGGCCTCTATGCGGAAACCCATGTGACTAGCTTAAAGACTTTCAAGCGCACCAGCTTAGTCAACTGTCAGCTCCAGACAGGTCGCACCCACCAGATCCGAGTCCACCTCTCTCATCATGGCCATCCGATCGTGGGTGACCCTCTCTATAACCCAGAAAGAGCGCCTCGTCTCATGCTCCATGCCCACCGCTTGCGGCTTACCCATCCCTTTACCTTAGAGAAAATTCAAGTTGAGGCCCCTTCTCCAAGTTTTGAGAAAGGCTTAAAAGAGAGTGGGACAGAAATCGGTAATTCGTTAGAATTCGATTTCGTCGTCCCACCTCCGCACAGTTGA
- a CDS encoding metal ABC transporter solute-binding protein, Zn/Mn family: protein MFGRKLRALGIGFICLLLLVACGSQRSSGADSTKKGLKIVTSFYPVYSLVKEISGDRNEVWMVQSGAGIHDYEPSAKETAQIYDADVFIYHSQTLESWAGRLDPSLQDSKLRVIEASKGMELDKVAGLEDIEDTAGKDAKNLYDPHTWMDPLKIAEEGKIIAQELGDIDPENRSYYEANAQKLEKRCEALVAKYQPLFEKATQKTFVTQHTAFSYLAKRFGLKQLGIAGISPEQEPTARQLAEIQQFVKDYQVQTIFVEKHTSSKVADSIAKATGAKVKVLDPLEADPENNKDLLENLEENMASLAKELQE from the coding sequence ATGTTTGGGAGGAAACTAAGGGCCTTAGGAATAGGATTCATCTGCCTCTTGTTGTTGGTGGCTTGTGGAAGCCAGAGAAGTTCGGGAGCTGATTCAACGAAAAAGGGGCTCAAAATTGTGACGAGTTTTTATCCTGTCTATTCCCTAGTTAAGGAGATTTCAGGCGATCGAAACGAGGTCTGGATGGTTCAGTCAGGCGCTGGGATTCATGATTACGAACCTTCGGCCAAGGAGACAGCCCAGATCTATGACGCGGATGTCTTTATCTACCATTCTCAAACACTCGAATCTTGGGCTGGACGTCTAGATCCTAGCTTGCAAGACTCGAAATTGCGGGTTATCGAAGCCAGCAAAGGAATGGAATTGGATAAGGTTGCTGGATTAGAGGATATTGAGGATACGGCAGGCAAGGATGCAAAAAACTTGTATGACCCTCATACTTGGATGGATCCACTGAAAATTGCTGAAGAAGGAAAGATCATCGCCCAAGAGTTGGGAGACATTGATCCAGAGAACAGAAGTTATTATGAGGCCAATGCTCAAAAACTTGAAAAACGCTGTGAGGCTTTGGTGGCCAAATACCAGCCACTCTTTGAAAAAGCGACACAAAAGACCTTCGTGACCCAGCATACAGCCTTCTCTTATCTAGCCAAGCGCTTTGGCCTGAAACAATTAGGAATCGCAGGGATCTCGCCTGAGCAGGAACCAACAGCCCGTCAATTGGCTGAGATTCAACAATTTGTCAAGGATTATCAAGTTCAGACGATCTTTGTTGAGAAGCATACCTCATCCAAGGTGGCCGATAGCATTGCCAAGGCGACAGGGGCAAAAGTGAAGGTGTTAGATCCTCTCGAAGCGGATCCGGAAAATAATAAAGATCTCTTAGAGAACTTAGAAGAAAATATGGCTAGTCTAGCGAAAGAATTACAGGAGTGA